A single genomic interval of Alistipes provencensis harbors:
- a CDS encoding SusC/RagA family TonB-linked outer membrane protein, with translation MKNLKLFRAAGTGARWLFIACLTLFCGQSLCAQSQKNADHVCTVRILDDDGKPVSGAAVVVKGSNTGEISDAKGFVRFRNIPRDATLLVTYLGMDAREEPVNGRSAFDIKLSQGSLVMDELVVVGYGVQRKRDLSGAVAQVKGDLINEFANVSVAQALQGRVSGVQINQLNGQPGAAIQVRIRGANSIKGDNEPLWIINGFPGNINMINTSDIESVEILKDASATAIYGSRGANGVVIVTTKGAKEGKIRVSYDGSVGIQTLYKQMDVLSGDEYMTYLNEKARVNSQPAVFTPEQIAANVWNTNWQDEIFRSAVITNHAVDISGGGPTFKGSLGLSYFNQDGIVKEGGYERISIRTNLEYNISKYISASANIIFSRSNHDQMNSQGGSRGTSVINSALTASPLATPHYDDGSWNDFQTQPTAGMNPVAYLHEVKNRRYANRLLANAALTVKPVDGLSIQIAANVQNSQARSDYTRSLAYPNYDGAASIDFNEVVDITSNNIITYDKGFGRHHINVMGGITYEQSVSKAVGTGTASGFLSDVVESYDLDAADVKGLPTSGYSDWRMLSFLGRINYNFDNRYLLTVNFRADGSSRYSKGNKWGYFPSAAVAWRISQEQFLRQADWLSDLKLRVGYGVTGSTAISPYSTQNTLESVNVVFDKTTTVGYAPKNTYLGDLRWETTAQWNVGIDLALLNNRIRLTADYYHKKTTNLLNDVEMPRSSGYTTALRNVGAIRNAGVELQLDTRIIDKAVKWDFGVNLSVNRSKVLSLSEDKDIFGSTVSNTIISDQLNLMRIGEPMYVFYGYVEEGYDDNGQLVYKDLDGVDGITPADKTIIGNPNPDCLLNFNTAVSYRGFTLSAFFQGSIGNDIYSLSMASAAYDYSSNANTLREVLYNHWTPETPNAKYPNLRQDIALKMSDRFVYDGSYMRLKNLELSYNIPCGKSRVISKARVYVSAQNLWTITSYPFWDPDVNAKGGSSSLAQGIDASSYPGARTFTLGCRLVF, from the coding sequence GCTTCGTCCGCTTCCGCAACATCCCGCGCGACGCCACGCTGCTGGTGACCTACCTCGGCATGGATGCCCGCGAGGAGCCGGTCAACGGCCGCTCCGCATTCGACATCAAGCTCTCGCAGGGCAGTCTGGTGATGGACGAACTGGTCGTGGTCGGTTACGGCGTACAGCGCAAACGCGACCTCTCGGGAGCCGTAGCTCAGGTCAAAGGCGATTTGATCAATGAATTCGCCAATGTCTCGGTGGCGCAGGCGCTTCAAGGACGTGTCTCGGGCGTGCAGATCAACCAGTTGAACGGACAGCCCGGAGCTGCCATTCAGGTCCGCATCCGCGGCGCCAACTCGATCAAGGGCGACAACGAGCCCCTGTGGATCATCAACGGATTTCCCGGCAACATCAACATGATCAACACGTCGGATATCGAGTCGGTCGAAATCCTCAAGGACGCCTCGGCGACGGCCATCTACGGCTCACGGGGAGCCAACGGCGTAGTGATCGTCACGACGAAGGGCGCCAAGGAGGGCAAGATCCGGGTGAGCTACGACGGCAGTGTCGGCATCCAGACCCTCTACAAGCAGATGGACGTGCTGAGCGGCGACGAATACATGACCTATCTGAACGAAAAGGCCCGCGTCAACAGCCAGCCGGCAGTCTTCACACCCGAACAGATCGCAGCCAACGTATGGAACACCAACTGGCAGGACGAAATCTTCCGGTCGGCCGTAATCACCAACCACGCCGTGGACATTTCGGGCGGCGGTCCGACTTTCAAGGGATCACTCGGCCTGAGCTACTTCAATCAGGACGGCATTGTCAAAGAGGGCGGATACGAGCGCATCTCGATTCGCACGAATCTCGAATACAACATCTCGAAGTACATCTCCGCCTCGGCAAACATCATCTTCAGCCGATCGAATCACGACCAGATGAATTCGCAGGGCGGCAGTCGCGGGACTTCGGTAATTAACTCGGCACTCACAGCCTCGCCGCTGGCCACGCCGCATTACGACGACGGCTCGTGGAACGATTTCCAGACGCAGCCCACCGCCGGCATGAATCCCGTGGCCTATCTGCACGAGGTGAAAAACCGCCGGTATGCCAACCGCCTGCTGGCCAATGCCGCACTGACCGTGAAACCGGTCGACGGTCTCTCGATCCAGATTGCCGCAAACGTTCAGAACAGTCAGGCGCGAAGCGACTATACCCGTTCGCTCGCCTATCCGAACTACGACGGTGCAGCATCGATCGATTTCAACGAGGTGGTCGACATCACCAGCAATAACATCATTACCTATGATAAAGGCTTCGGCAGGCATCACATCAACGTTATGGGCGGTATCACTTACGAACAAAGCGTTTCCAAGGCCGTCGGCACGGGAACCGCATCCGGATTCCTGAGCGACGTGGTGGAATCCTACGACCTCGACGCCGCGGATGTCAAGGGTCTGCCCACATCGGGTTACTCCGACTGGCGGATGCTCTCGTTCCTAGGGCGCATCAACTACAACTTCGACAACCGCTACCTGCTCACCGTAAACTTCCGTGCCGACGGTTCGTCGCGTTACAGCAAGGGCAACAAGTGGGGCTATTTCCCCTCGGCGGCCGTCGCCTGGCGCATTTCGCAGGAACAGTTCCTCCGGCAGGCCGACTGGCTGTCGGATCTCAAACTGCGCGTCGGATACGGCGTGACCGGCAGCACCGCCATCTCACCCTATTCGACGCAGAACACACTCGAATCGGTCAACGTCGTGTTCGACAAGACCACCACCGTAGGCTACGCCCCCAAGAACACCTACCTCGGCGACCTGCGCTGGGAGACCACAGCGCAATGGAATGTAGGTATCGATCTGGCGTTACTGAACAACCGCATCCGCCTGACGGCCGATTATTATCACAAAAAAACGACCAACCTGCTCAACGACGTCGAGATGCCCCGGTCGAGCGGTTATACCACCGCCCTGCGCAACGTCGGGGCGATCCGGAATGCAGGCGTCGAATTGCAACTCGACACGCGCATCATCGACAAAGCCGTGAAGTGGGATTTCGGGGTCAATCTCTCGGTCAACCGGTCGAAAGTGCTTTCGCTTTCCGAGGACAAGGACATCTTCGGAAGCACGGTGAGCAACACCATCATCAGCGACCAGCTCAACCTGATGCGCATCGGCGAACCGATGTATGTTTTCTATGGCTACGTCGAGGAGGGATACGACGACAACGGACAGCTCGTCTACAAGGACCTCGACGGCGTGGACGGCATCACGCCGGCCGACAAGACGATCATCGGCAACCCGAACCCCGACTGTTTGCTCAATTTCAATACAGCAGTCAGTTACAGGGGATTCACGCTGAGTGCATTCTTCCAAGGCTCGATCGGCAACGACATCTACTCGCTCAGTATGGCCTCGGCCGCCTACGATTACAGCTCGAATGCCAACACCCTGCGCGAAGTGCTCTACAACCACTGGACCCCCGAAACGCCCAACGCCAAATACCCCAATCTCCGTCAGGATATCGCGCTGAAGATGTCGGACCGCTTCGTCTACGACGGCAGCTACATGCGCCTGAAAAACCTCGAGCTGAGTTACAACATCCCGTGCGGCAAAAGCCGCGTCATCAGCAAGGCCCGCGTCTATGTCAGCGCACAGAATCTCTGGACAATTACTTCCTATCCGTTCTGGGACCCGGATGTGAACGCCAAAGGAGGCAGCTCGTCGCTCGCTCAGGGCATCGACGCCAGCAGCTATCCCGGAGCCCGGACTTTCACGCTGGGATGCCGGCTTGTTTTCTAA
- a CDS encoding RagB/SusD family nutrient uptake outer membrane protein yields MKHILFILLAAAGIATSLPSCEKWEFLEEHPKKVDATTFMSNAAEVQSVINSIYYQLRRQMGFGRYLSVLSESLADYCYGRGNYATSYATGLTSGGVSFTNDTWAVLYRAIRFSNEILSQIGDAKLSQIEYDHLSGEARFLRAFSYSYLARYYGAVPFFDEHNMNDFNKPRTPEHDIWEFVAREAADAADLLPESVAQTGRPARYAALMLETEALLYLERWSEAAAAVGEVVDSGRYGLVEVSKADDYENLYGTTANATREEIFYFKYNQDDGNNFMSMYLCRPNPVRDGGNVGIYTDYEKNLFVKGWDKADLRYQYNLWIQTGNGTLNSLTKTGMICLKFRDYNSTGAANDFPVYRYADALLYYAEAICRRDGKPDETAMEVLNQVHRRAYGLKPTRPQGSDFRLADYATQDKFMELLLQERGYETAFEGKRYCDLKRCGKLAEYAVKAGRVAAESEVGPAAYWWPVPADEFNYNTSLDPTKDQNPGY; encoded by the coding sequence ATGAAACACATCCTATTCATACTGCTGGCCGCCGCCGGTATCGCAACGTCGCTCCCGTCGTGCGAAAAATGGGAATTTCTCGAGGAACATCCCAAAAAGGTAGACGCCACGACCTTCATGTCCAATGCGGCAGAGGTGCAGAGCGTCATCAATTCGATCTATTATCAACTGCGCCGCCAGATGGGATTCGGGCGCTATCTCTCGGTGCTGAGCGAAAGCCTGGCCGACTACTGCTACGGACGGGGAAACTACGCCACCTCCTATGCCACGGGCCTCACCTCGGGCGGAGTGAGCTTCACGAACGACACATGGGCCGTTCTCTACCGGGCGATCCGCTTCTCGAACGAAATACTCTCGCAGATCGGCGATGCGAAACTCTCGCAGATCGAATACGACCATCTGAGCGGCGAAGCACGCTTTCTGCGTGCCTTCAGCTACTCATACCTAGCCCGTTATTACGGCGCCGTACCTTTCTTCGACGAGCACAACATGAACGACTTCAACAAGCCGCGCACACCCGAACACGATATCTGGGAATTTGTCGCCCGGGAAGCTGCCGATGCTGCCGACCTGCTGCCCGAAAGCGTCGCCCAAACGGGACGCCCCGCCCGCTATGCGGCATTGATGCTGGAGACTGAAGCCCTGCTCTATCTCGAACGCTGGAGCGAGGCCGCTGCGGCCGTCGGCGAAGTGGTCGACTCGGGCCGCTACGGGCTGGTGGAGGTTTCGAAAGCCGACGATTACGAAAACCTCTACGGAACGACGGCCAATGCGACCCGTGAAGAGATCTTCTACTTCAAATACAATCAGGATGACGGCAACAACTTCATGTCGATGTATCTTTGCCGCCCGAATCCGGTGCGCGACGGCGGAAACGTCGGCATCTATACCGACTATGAGAAAAACCTCTTCGTCAAAGGATGGGACAAGGCCGACCTGCGCTATCAGTACAACCTCTGGATACAGACAGGCAACGGCACGCTCAATTCGCTGACGAAAACGGGCATGATCTGTCTGAAGTTCCGCGATTACAACAGCACGGGAGCCGCCAACGACTTCCCCGTGTACCGTTACGCCGACGCGCTGCTCTACTACGCCGAGGCAATTTGCCGCCGCGACGGTAAGCCCGACGAAACAGCTATGGAGGTGCTTAACCAAGTGCATCGCCGCGCCTACGGCCTGAAACCCACCCGTCCGCAGGGTTCGGACTTCCGGCTGGCCGACTACGCCACGCAGGATAAGTTCATGGAGCTGCTGCTTCAGGAGCGCGGCTATGAAACCGCCTTCGAAGGGAAACGCTACTGCGACCTGAAACGCTGCGGCAAACTGGCCGAATATGCCGTAAAAGCGGGCCGTGTCGCAGCCGAATCGGAGGTGGGCCCCGCAGCCTACTGGTGGCCCGTACCCGCCGACGAGTTCAACTACAACACTTCACTCGATCCGACCAAGGATCAAAACCCCGGATATTGA
- a CDS encoding glycoside hydrolase 5 family protein, with product MKKTIIYFTIALFTAASCGKETPAPAQRWSQERANAWYAEQEWPVGFNYVAATAINQFEMWQAESFDPQTIDSEMSKAEGLGFNTVRIFLHDMLWEADPAGFKQRIDAFLGICHSHGIKAIVTFFTNGGRFENPQLGKQPESIQGIHNSQWIQSPGAPSVNDPASWPRLERYVKDILTTFRDDDRILFWCLYNEPENFKQGAQSLPLLREVFKWGREANPSQPLSSPLWICPGVHGTRSNFPIVSFLGENCDIMTFHCYYGPEEMETFISLMKQFGRPVICQEYMGRPRSTFEEIMPILKREQVGAISWGLTAGKCNFHLQWSSKAGDPEPEIWFHDIYRLDGTPYSQREVDFIRSMTQDKTMNNR from the coding sequence ATGAAAAAAACAATCATCTATTTCACGATCGCTCTCTTCACCGCAGCCTCCTGCGGCAAGGAAACCCCGGCCCCGGCGCAGCGCTGGTCGCAGGAGCGCGCCAACGCCTGGTATGCGGAGCAGGAGTGGCCCGTAGGCTTCAACTACGTCGCGGCCACGGCCATCAACCAGTTCGAAATGTGGCAGGCGGAGAGTTTCGATCCGCAGACCATCGATTCCGAAATGTCAAAGGCCGAAGGGCTTGGATTCAACACGGTCCGCATCTTCCTGCACGACATGCTATGGGAGGCCGATCCCGCAGGATTCAAACAGCGCATCGACGCATTCCTCGGAATCTGCCACAGCCACGGAATCAAGGCCATCGTGACCTTCTTCACCAACGGCGGCCGGTTCGAAAACCCGCAGCTCGGCAAACAGCCCGAATCGATCCAAGGCATACACAACTCGCAGTGGATACAGAGCCCCGGAGCCCCGTCGGTCAACGATCCGGCTTCGTGGCCCCGTCTCGAACGCTACGTCAAGGACATCCTCACGACGTTCCGCGACGACGACCGCATCCTGTTCTGGTGTCTCTACAACGAGCCGGAGAACTTCAAGCAGGGCGCCCAAAGCCTGCCGCTGCTGCGCGAGGTCTTCAAATGGGGGCGCGAAGCGAACCCCTCGCAGCCGCTCTCGTCGCCGCTCTGGATATGCCCCGGCGTACACGGCACGCGCAGCAATTTCCCGATCGTCTCGTTCCTCGGGGAGAACTGCGACATCATGACGTTCCACTGCTATTACGGACCCGAAGAGATGGAGACCTTCATCTCCCTGATGAAGCAGTTCGGGCGGCCCGTGATCTGCCAAGAGTACATGGGGCGTCCGCGCTCGACCTTCGAGGAGATCATGCCCATACTAAAACGCGAGCAGGTCGGAGCCATCAGCTGGGGACTCACCGCCGGAAAGTGCAATTTCCATCTTCAGTGGTCGAGCAAGGCCGGCGATCCCGAACCCGAAATCTGGTTCCACGACATCTATCGACTCGACGGCACCCCGTACAGCCAGCGGGAGGTAGACTTCATCCGTTCTATGACGCAAGACAAAACCATGAATAACCGATAA
- a CDS encoding exo-alpha-sialidase — protein MNLRQNICNLVLLALALSTAACTKPSADENPNPKPGKDGGDPAPVDTEITSIHDLNATQGYLNSHASEWQTSSVEMDFRSYTILRHKTPLAAINARYPRIKRLADGTFLLTYQQGATAHSVYYARSNNFYIWTAPEEGLFPSCAQKQYENDVDDTALHSSSDAIVLANGDILSFVSFRLKNGYRTNNLNNGIKMRRSTDNGKSWSESQIIYRGTTWEPSAVQLASGEIHVYFTSADPNKGDSGTALLRSTDNGATWTHVGKVIRENAGTATDGSGDPIYTDQMPVPIQLNGSDEIAVAFEARFGRNGTGDQYHLGMAYTRDNWAAGGLTGTEEGPTDKQKNLFLNQAAPYLRQFRSGETLLSCNISQRFNVRLGDSKARTFGEPEQLYAERGVMGSVEIIDDHTFAGVFPAVFTQDVDGKETDCANLMLAKFVLNHRINAAQFTPALTGSSSHWKDVQDALFIGSVSQAQAVFRFAYDDTNLYCLVERLDSGLDAADGIDLMIQSGNATGDPLILKITPDAAKGTLVCDNTAVTCAATVLGTFDETDNDRGYVVELAIPRDRITVAADRILFNAVLHDSAGDDTFTGLAAGNYDKWLPVELKVPTEPVPEPEPGDDDNGRGPGWSNGDEVNPWK, from the coding sequence ATGAATCTTCGACAGAACATATGCAACCTCGTGCTGCTGGCGCTGGCCCTTTCGACGGCCGCCTGCACCAAGCCGTCGGCTGACGAAAACCCCAATCCCAAACCGGGTAAGGACGGCGGCGACCCCGCGCCCGTCGATACGGAGATCACTTCGATCCACGACCTGAACGCGACGCAGGGATACCTCAATTCGCACGCCTCGGAGTGGCAGACCAGCTCCGTGGAGATGGACTTCCGATCCTATACGATCCTGCGCCACAAAACCCCGCTCGCGGCCATCAACGCCCGTTATCCCCGTATCAAACGGCTCGCCGACGGAACGTTCCTGCTCACCTACCAGCAGGGAGCCACGGCTCACAGCGTCTACTACGCCCGCAGCAACAATTTCTACATCTGGACCGCTCCCGAAGAGGGGCTCTTCCCATCGTGTGCGCAGAAACAATACGAAAACGACGTGGACGATACGGCTCTGCATTCGTCGTCCGACGCGATCGTGCTGGCCAACGGCGACATCCTTTCGTTCGTATCGTTCCGGCTCAAGAACGGTTACCGGACCAACAACCTGAACAACGGCATCAAGATGCGCCGCTCGACCGATAACGGCAAGAGCTGGAGCGAGTCTCAAATCATCTACCGAGGCACCACATGGGAGCCTTCAGCCGTGCAGCTCGCGTCGGGGGAAATCCATGTCTATTTCACCAGCGCCGACCCCAACAAGGGCGATTCGGGAACCGCCCTGCTCCGCTCGACCGACAACGGTGCGACATGGACCCATGTGGGCAAGGTGATCCGCGAGAACGCCGGTACGGCGACGGACGGTTCGGGCGACCCGATCTACACCGACCAGATGCCCGTACCGATTCAACTGAACGGCTCGGACGAAATCGCCGTTGCATTCGAGGCCCGGTTCGGACGCAACGGAACCGGCGACCAGTATCACCTCGGAATGGCCTACACCCGCGACAACTGGGCGGCGGGCGGACTGACGGGGACCGAGGAAGGCCCTACCGATAAACAGAAGAATCTCTTTCTGAACCAAGCGGCACCCTATCTCCGGCAGTTCCGGTCGGGCGAGACGCTGCTTTCGTGCAACATCAGCCAGCGTTTCAACGTCCGTCTGGGCGACTCCAAAGCGCGCACATTCGGCGAACCGGAGCAGCTCTACGCCGAACGCGGCGTGATGGGATCGGTGGAGATTATCGACGACCACACGTTTGCCGGCGTCTTCCCGGCGGTGTTCACCCAAGACGTGGACGGCAAAGAAACCGACTGTGCCAACCTCATGCTGGCGAAGTTCGTCCTGAATCACCGCATCAACGCCGCGCAGTTCACACCCGCCCTCACCGGCAGCAGCTCCCATTGGAAGGACGTGCAGGATGCCTTGTTCATCGGCAGCGTCTCGCAGGCCCAAGCCGTTTTCCGCTTCGCCTACGACGACACCAACCTCTATTGTCTTGTGGAACGGCTCGACAGCGGGCTCGATGCGGCAGACGGTATCGACCTGATGATCCAGAGCGGAAACGCCACCGGAGACCCGCTGATCCTGAAAATCACCCCCGATGCGGCCAAGGGCACGCTCGTATGCGACAATACGGCAGTAACGTGCGCCGCGACCGTACTCGGCACCTTCGACGAGACGGACAACGACCGGGGCTATGTGGTCGAACTCGCCATCCCGCGCGACCGGATCACCGTGGCCGCAGACCGGATACTCTTCAACGCCGTGCTGCACGACTCTGCCGGCGACGACACCTTCACGGGACTGGCTGCCGGCAACTATGACAAATGGCTGCCCGTCGAACTGAAAGTGCCGACAGAACCCGTTCCCGAACCCGAACCAGGAGACGACGACAACGGCCGCGGTCCCGGATGGAGCAACGGCGACGAAGTCAACCCATGGAAATAA
- a CDS encoding fimbrillin family protein: MKTHHIIFIAATICASLGCSQHEEENGLRPQQPDTKLSIRSIVAEPIAKTRTALDNQRNVVWKSGDRIQVFSAGNPSGAPYATTSDNTRTGIFNPVESSKSVDDAQRYAVYPADALTKGLSGDTFEIELSALAEQSYASALGAGSDIAALPMVAATGDNTFEFKNVCGGLLLRINDYQALGIKIARIEATARGGEQIAGKITVEAATGTPQLNQGTTGTSVTVDCGSGANISSNGDLSKPDGFLVFLPAGTYAQGFSFRITDTEGCRYEIETAQAVTVTAGVVTPLQSLPLTRYYGSANCYRTDASAQTLSIDATPYYTFSQNYVHEEIRCTDASGAPTGIPAKAQVVWQQPAAGASGSVVDAPTMEGATLKVPVTGTKGNAVVAVCKADGTILWSYHIWVSEAQDIACRFEEAGAYTMLDRNLGATSTTPKDRNAYGLFYQWGRKDPFARNLTATRPGGKPYESTPSDLVKTEDATEATGTIAYATRNPQTRLLAAKEWYTGTGGNDLLWGGTAEGSVKTVYDPCPEGYRVPEARHFAEMKFTSKAECDANYGLLLTVDGEDTKSYFPTTGYLEANKAATMYLEYRGYMWLNAGGDAENRFYVNNSTVNIKNEPHAKGMAVRCVKIEQ; encoded by the coding sequence ATGAAAACACACCATATCATCTTCATTGCGGCCACAATATGTGCATCGTTAGGATGTTCACAACACGAAGAGGAGAACGGCCTGCGGCCGCAGCAGCCGGACACGAAGCTGTCGATCCGGTCGATCGTCGCGGAGCCCATCGCGAAAACCCGCACAGCACTCGACAACCAGCGCAACGTCGTCTGGAAATCGGGCGACCGGATTCAGGTGTTCAGCGCCGGGAATCCTTCCGGAGCACCCTATGCCACGACCTCGGACAACACCCGCACCGGTATTTTCAATCCGGTCGAAAGTTCGAAATCCGTCGACGACGCGCAGCGCTATGCCGTCTATCCGGCCGACGCCCTGACGAAGGGGCTCTCCGGCGACACGTTCGAAATCGAACTGTCGGCGCTGGCCGAACAATCCTATGCGTCGGCCCTCGGCGCAGGGTCCGACATCGCGGCGCTGCCGATGGTGGCCGCGACCGGCGACAATACGTTCGAATTCAAAAACGTCTGCGGCGGCCTGTTGCTGCGCATCAATGACTATCAGGCACTGGGCATCAAGATCGCGCGTATCGAAGCGACGGCCCGCGGCGGGGAACAGATCGCCGGAAAAATCACGGTCGAGGCTGCGACGGGAACCCCGCAACTGAATCAGGGAACGACGGGAACCTCGGTTACGGTGGACTGCGGAAGCGGCGCCAACATCTCCTCGAACGGCGACCTCTCGAAACCGGACGGCTTCCTCGTTTTCCTGCCCGCCGGAACCTACGCACAGGGATTCTCGTTCAGGATCACCGACACCGAGGGCTGCCGCTACGAGATAGAGACGGCACAGGCCGTGACCGTGACGGCCGGCGTCGTAACGCCGCTGCAAAGCCTGCCGCTGACGCGCTATTACGGTTCGGCGAACTGTTACCGGACGGACGCCTCGGCCCAGACCCTCTCCATCGACGCCACGCCTTATTACACGTTCAGCCAAAACTATGTGCACGAGGAAATCCGCTGCACGGACGCTTCCGGAGCGCCGACCGGCATCCCGGCCAAGGCGCAGGTCGTCTGGCAGCAGCCTGCCGCCGGGGCTTCGGGCAGCGTGGTCGATGCCCCGACGATGGAGGGCGCGACGCTCAAGGTGCCCGTCACCGGCACGAAGGGCAACGCCGTGGTGGCCGTATGCAAGGCGGACGGCACCATCCTCTGGTCGTACCACATCTGGGTCAGCGAGGCACAGGACATAGCGTGCCGGTTCGAAGAGGCCGGGGCCTACACGATGCTCGACCGCAATCTGGGGGCCACATCGACGACCCCCAAGGACCGCAACGCCTACGGACTGTTCTACCAGTGGGGCCGCAAGGACCCGTTCGCCCGCAACCTGACTGCGACACGCCCGGGCGGCAAGCCCTATGAAAGCACTCCGAGCGATCTGGTGAAGACCGAAGACGCCACGGAGGCGACCGGAACCATTGCCTATGCGACCCGCAACCCGCAGACCCGTCTGCTTGCAGCCAAAGAGTGGTATACCGGAACGGGCGGCAACGACCTGCTGTGGGGCGGCACGGCAGAGGGCTCCGTCAAAACGGTGTACGACCCCTGTCCGGAAGGATACCGTGTTCCCGAGGCCCGGCATTTCGCCGAGATGAAATTCACGTCGAAAGCCGAATGCGACGCGAACTACGGCCTGCTGCTCACCGTCGACGGCGAAGACACGAAATCGTACTTCCCCACGACGGGCTATCTCGAAGCGAATAAGGCTGCCACCATGTATCTGGAATACCGCGGATACATGTGGCTTAACGCCGGCGGCGACGCAGAGAACCGCTTCTATGTCAACAATTCGACCGTGAACATCAAGAACGAGCCGCATGCCAAAGGTATGGCCGTGCGCTGCGTGAAGATCGAGCAATAA